A genomic segment from Truepera sp. encodes:
- a CDS encoding FAD:protein FMN transferase, giving the protein MGTTVVIEAQGHYGPAREMAAELRRLETGLTRFHESPVTQLNRAGKLSDPEPVLLEALAWAVEACRLSDGLVTPLIGRLLEWHGYRQSWTEGAGRGAGWEQGQGEQPAVPGISQLRLSPSEVVLPAGAAIDLGGTAKGWAVERVAAGRHDVIIDAGGDVLVDSRQATEVNLLGGAEEWHLTLPPGRWGVATSSVARRAWRGAHHLIDPRTGRPSESPWVQATVVGRSLKRAEVATKLLLFGAPVPAALQVERAWVVDRAGDVFEQDVRGVAHGAASSFVPAS; this is encoded by the coding sequence ATGGGGACCACGGTCGTCATCGAGGCACAAGGGCATTACGGGCCGGCACGCGAGATGGCCGCCGAGCTGCGCCGCCTGGAGACAGGCTTGACGCGCTTTCACGAGTCGCCCGTCACGCAACTCAACCGCGCCGGCAAGCTGAGCGACCCGGAGCCCGTGCTCCTCGAGGCGCTGGCGTGGGCCGTGGAGGCCTGCAGGCTGTCGGATGGCCTGGTGACGCCGCTCATCGGCCGACTGTTGGAGTGGCACGGTTACCGCCAGAGCTGGACGGAGGGTGCCGGCCGGGGCGCCGGTTGGGAGCAGGGGCAGGGCGAACAGCCGGCCGTACCCGGCATCAGCCAGTTGCGGCTTTCGCCGAGCGAGGTAGTGCTCCCGGCGGGCGCCGCCATCGACCTCGGCGGCACCGCCAAGGGCTGGGCGGTGGAGCGCGTCGCCGCTGGTCGCCACGACGTGATCATCGACGCCGGTGGGGACGTGCTCGTCGACTCGCGACAGGCAACGGAGGTGAACTTGCTGGGAGGCGCCGAGGAGTGGCATCTCACGCTCCCACCGGGCAGGTGGGGAGTGGCCACCTCCAGCGTGGCTCGGCGCGCCTGGCGCGGCGCCCATCACCTCATCGACCCGCGCACCGGCAGGCCGAGCGAATCGCCTTGGGTGCAGGCCACCGTGGTAGGCCGCTCGCTCAAACGCGCGGAAGTAGCTACCAAGTTGCTGCTCTTCGGGGCCCCGGTGCCCGCCGCCCTGCAGGTGGAAAGGGCGTGGGTGGTCGACCGCGCCGGTGACGTCTTCGAACAAGATGTGAGAGGAGTAGCGCATGGCGCTGCCAGTAGTTTCGTACCCGCAAGTTAA
- a CDS encoding VOC family protein → MPTAIDHLLFAGPDLPTLKQQLEQLSGLAPAGGGRHEGFGTHNALLGLDADRYLELMAPDPASPSGAFADAIAYLDGPALHTYCARVDDLGALCARARAVGLEATESPGSRVRPDGSLLEWTLTFVTGHPYGGHFPFFIDWRGSAHPSAALRAGLRLTALWLEHPDAAGLAKLLREVAGFGGSNVSAAGELRPLTAVTPRLRADFTGLRGDFCLGGGGAGMRR, encoded by the coding sequence ATGCCCACAGCCATCGACCACCTGCTCTTCGCCGGCCCCGACCTCCCGACCCTCAAGCAGCAACTCGAGCAGCTGAGCGGCCTTGCGCCCGCCGGCGGCGGGCGCCACGAGGGCTTCGGCACGCACAACGCGCTGCTCGGCCTGGACGCCGACCGTTACCTCGAACTGATGGCGCCCGACCCCGCCTCGCCGTCCGGCGCGTTCGCGGACGCCATCGCCTACCTGGACGGGCCGGCCCTGCACACCTACTGCGCTCGGGTCGACGATCTTGGCGCCCTGTGTGCTCGCGCACGAGCGGTGGGCCTGGAGGCGACGGAGTCGCCGGGCTCTCGTGTGCGCCCCGACGGCTCACTGCTCGAGTGGACGCTGACCTTCGTCACCGGCCACCCCTACGGTGGCCACTTCCCGTTCTTCATCGATTGGCGTGGCTCGGCCCACCCGTCGGCGGCCCTGAGGGCCGGCCTGCGCTTGACGGCGTTGTGGCTCGAGCATCCCGACGCCGCTGGCCTCGCCAAGTTGCTGCGTGAGGTGGCCGGCTTCGGCGGGAGCAACGTGAGTGCGGCGGGGGAGTTGAGGCCGCTTACGGCGGTCACGCCGCGCCTGCGCGCCGACTTCACGGGTCTTAGGGGCGACTTCTGCCTTGGCGGCGGAGGTGCAGGTATGCGGCGCTGA